AATAGTTGCGAAATAGGCGTAAGTTCCGTTTGGATATTCTGGTGTGATGCAAAATCTGCCATTGTGTTCGTCCAGGTAATCCTCTTCTCCGGGATGAATGATGAATTCATAGTCTTCCCTGAAATACCCGAGGTAATAGTTTGCACTTACATCGGGGCCATCTGCTACGTCAGTACCATCGGCCCACGTTGTGCGGGTGGTGATATTTCTCAATTCGTAACCAGATTTGATTCGGGTAATACCGCCTGTGCCATCTGCATTTTTGTAGCCATAAGCTCCATAAATCGGGAAACCATCATAGGCAAATCCGATCAGCGGTGAGTGTTTGGTACTGTCCAGCACGTAAAGGCCATCTGCATCGTACAGGTTACAGATCGTAGAGACGACCTGAAGGTCAAGGTTAAAAGCAGAAGGATTTTGGTGGTGGTGGTAGTTGCCATTGGCTGGGTGCCCTTTTGAGCAGTCAAAACCAGGTTTTTCTGCGGGTACGGCATCTCTGCTCCAGGGTGTACTGGCCATCGGGCCGCCGGGGCAGGGAGGATTGCCGGGGCCTCCGCAAAGCGTATTGGTGTTGGTATTCCATCCCACCCCGTCGCGAAAGTCAAACAGTGCCACACCGTTGATGAAAACGCCGATATTTCCGCCATTGGTGGCAGTAGGCGTTCCTGTATTTTCCTGCGGATGTAGCGGTATCCTGAAAATCGAATTCTGATTGGTTGCCTGCGAAGGGTTTCCATCTAAAAATGGCCCGGTCGGATATGCGGGAATTCCGGTTGCGGTTACATAGACATAATCCGCAGAATACTCCACTTTCTGGCAGTTGACCAGGATATTGTTTCCAATGGCGGTAGGGTTTCCCGACATATAATAGCTACCGGTTACCGTAGTGTTTTGTAGCCAGGAAGTGATAGCCGGGCTGAGCTGGGCCTGGCCCGATAATGCATAAATCAATAAGCCTGTAAGCAAAAATGTTCTTCTCATATTTGATGATTATTTTCCCGTTTAGATGTCATGGCTTGGACAAACCTTCGCTAGGGAGTAAAATTTCTTTTGGAAACTGATGTGTGGGGTTAAATATAAAATTGGGGTCGTTGAGTGTAAGCAAAAACGCGATGATATCGGTTTTTTCGTCGGAAGTAAGGCGAATGGGTGTTTGAAGTTCATCTGCCAGCGTTTCACTTTCCTGTATTCCCCGGGTATAATGATTGATAACTTCGCTGAGTTTCCTAAACCGGCCATCGTGCATGTAGGGATAAGTATAACTCAGGTTCCGGAGGGAAGGGATTTTAAATTTCAGACTATCGGCGGATAGATGGGTGATCTGCCATTTTCCGAAATCATTTAATGTCGTGTCCACCGGAAGGCCATTATTGGCAAAATCAAAGTTTGAAAATAGCGGCTCATGGTGGCAGGAATTGCAATTTTTCTGAAACAGGGTATATCCATTTTCTTCCTGTGGGGTGAAATTTGTTTTTCCTTTTTTCACCTCATCGTACTTCGACCCGGCAGAAACCAGCGTCAGTTGAAATTGCGCGAGCGCTTTGAGTATATGTTCGCCCGTAATCAGGCTGTCTTGAAATGCCCGGTAAAACATCGCGGGGTACCGGTCTGTGTGCTGAAGTTTGCTGACCAGATGGGCGATATTTTCACCCATTTCTTTGGGGTGACTGATCGGGGCGAGGGCCTGCATATCGAGGTGATTGATGGCACCATCCCACATAAAAGATTTGTGCCAGGCAAGATTAAATAGTGGCGGTGCATTTCGGGTGCCGATCTGGTCATCGATGCCGTGACTCAGGTCGTGGTCGGTATGGGCAAATCCATTGTAAGGCGAATGACAGGAAGCGCAGGAGATCGTGCCGTCTCCCGATAAGAGCGGATCGTAGAATAACACTCTGCCCAGTTCGGTTTTCTCTGCCGAAAGCGGATTGTTACGGAAATCGTAAGCAGGCGCAGGAAAGTAGCCGGGGTATTGGAGTTGATACCAGGTTTTGGCGGCAAAAGCCAGACAAAGCAGGGTAGGGAGGAGCAGGAAAAAGAGGCGGGTTTTCATTTTGCGACGGAGAAAAGGGATGCGAATAGTTGTGCGAGAGAAACGGCCTGGTTGCCCGGACTCATGACCTGATAGGTTTCTGCGATATTTATCTGTGAGAAAAATGAATCAATGGAAACCTTGATGACCAGATCCCCGGAGACGGGCGCAGGCAAATCGACGATTTGGCAGGAAGGGAAAGGCGCCTCATATCCGCCGATATGAAACATGAAATAATGATTTCTCGCCGGGCATACATTGCTCACACCTTCCAGTTTTAGGTTGATATACCCACTTTGCCAGGTCCAGTACATGCCATTGGTTGGATCGAGGTCGCCGCCGAATGCGCCGGAGACATTGGTGAGACTGTCTGTGCCGAGGGTAAACACTATCCGGTTGAATTTTCCGGAAGCACCCTTTGGCAGGGCAAAGTGTAGTGATTCGGGATTTTCTGCATCGATGAGTATGTGTTGTTTCTCAAGCGAAGCAACTTGTTTGTTATCCTGAAAAAACTGAATGTGTGAGATATAAAATTTTACAACTTCCAGCCTTATACTATCACCTGTTGCGGGCGAATAGAAGTTTTTTCCGATTTCGACAGGCTGGCCGTTGAAAGTAAGGTTAAATCGAATGTTTCCATTTTTTGGCTGTGCATGGAGGTAAATGGAGAGAAGCAGAGAGGCGGTAAAAAGAAAAAATTTCATCCCGATAAGGTTATGGTTTCGAACATCTTTTAGACGTCGTAGATACAAAAAACCTTCGGTGCGTACACTTTTTCTTACATTCTTATTACATAATCCCTCATGTTGTAAGATGTATGATGAGATGGGTCTGTGGTAGAGATAGCTTTTTCCAATGTTTTTTTTAGGGAATGGAAATCATTGGGCTTGACAACATATCTGTTTGCCCCCAGTCGAAATGTTTCTTCAAAGTCTATTTTATAGGATGAGGTAGAGTAAATGACAATCGCAATGGTATCAAATTTTTTAATGTTTCTTATTTCTGTCAGACATTCTATCCCACTTTTCCCCGGCATATTCAGGTCAAGAAAAATAAAATGAGGCATAACAGCATCTTTTTTTTGGAGATACTCCATTAATTCTTCCCCACTATCAAGTATTTGAATGACAGTATTTATTTGTAATTCGCTTATAGCTTCTTTAAAAAGAAGCTGGTCTCCTTTGTCATCGTCAGCAAGAAGGATCTTTAGACGTCGGTTAGTTTTTATATTAAATGATGGTTAGCTTGTTGGAATAAAAATATCAAACGTTGCTCCTATGTTTAGCTTACCTGTGGCAGTTATAACTCCATTGTGGTTTTCCACAATTTTTTTCACTATGGCAAGGCCAATGCCTGTACCAGCATATTGTTCTTTGTTGTGAAGTTTTTGAAATACTTCGAAGATCTTTTCGCTGAATTCTTTTTTAAAACCGATGCCATTGTCTGAAATGGAGATATGGCAGTAGGTTTTCTCAGTGAAAAGTTTCACGTTTTTTACTTTACCACCTTTAACTATTCTGCTATTGATGATGATGTGTGGGGGAAGGTCGGGTTTTGAAAATTTGAGTGCATTGCCGACGATATTATGCATGATCTGGCGGAACTGAAATCCAATGATGTTTAACGTATCGAGTTTGCCGACTTCAAAAGTTGCTTGTTTTTCTTCAATGATATCTTTGAATGTGGCTTTTACTTCTTCAATGATGAGGTTAAGGTCCGTGATTTCAAATTTTCTTTCAGAGATGTTCAGCCTGGAAAAGGAGAGTAAATCTTCTATAAGTGTTTGCATTTGGCTGGCGGCATCCTGTACAAACTGAAAATAGATTTTTCCATGATCGGATAAGTTTTGGCTTTCTTTTTCAAGTATTCTGCCTGTGAAGGTTTGGATTTTCCGCAGCGGTTCTTTCATGTCATGACTGGAAACATAGGCAAATGCCTCCAGCTCTTTGTTCATTTTTACCAGATCTACATTCTTGGCCAGGAGCGCTTCATTGGCATCCCGCAATTCTAGCGTTCGTTGTCGTATTTTATCTTCCAGCTCTTTGGTATGCACTTCCTGAAATTTGCTTTCTTTCAGTTGTTGTTGTTTCTTTTCGGTAATATCTTCGATTGAGAGTAAAATAAGGGTCTCGGAGTTGTGTTTGTTTACTACTTCACGGGCATTCAGCAGCATAACCATTGCGCCGATATTGGGGAACGTGTGCGATACTTCAAAATCATTAATAACTGATTTTTCGGGCAGAATTTTTTCAAGGAGGGTTCTCAATAGGGGGATATCCCATTGTTTGTTGCCCAGGTGATAAATCAGTACACCTTCGGTTTCCTGTCTGGTTACCCGAAAAGTTTTATAAAAAGAGGTATTCGCCGTTTTTATTCTCAGATTTTTATCCAGGACAAGGAGCGACTCGCGAATGTTTTCTACGATGGATTGGGCATAATTTTTCTCTGTATCTAATTGCCCATTTAATACGAGTATTTCCTGGTTGACAACTGTCAGCTCTTCATTGGTACTTTGCAGTTCTTCTTTACTGGTTTCCAGTTCTTCATTCAAGCTTTGCAATTCTTCGTTGCCACTCAGTAGCTCTTCATTGGCGCTTTGCAGTTCTTCGTTGACAGCTTCCTGGTCTTCGGTAATGCCGCGCATATCTTCACGTATTTGTGCAAGTTCCTGCTCCAATTGTCGTATGCGTGTTTCCTGAATATTTTTTTCTGATGTCCCCGCAGCTTTCTTTTTGATTTTCGGAGGTGTGCTTTTATCAGTTAATTCATAATCGTGAAACAGAATGAGATAATACGGGTCAAGTGTATTTTGCAGCGGTATGGCTTCAATGGAAATATTGTGTATCATGCCATGTACTTCTACAGGGATATTTTCTTTTTTAACCTGGGCATTCCCCTTTTTTACTTTATTTATAATATTTCGCAGTTCAAAAGATAATCCCTTTTTTGCCATCACCAGAAGGTTATGACTGGGTTTGCCTGATGCCTGTTCTAAATAATTGCTGGTGCTGCCACGAAACTGTACAATATCAAGTCCTTCATTGACGACCACACCTGGCGGTGTGTATTTGCTAAGTATAATGTCGTCAGCCATTTTTTGAAAGTCGGAACGCATAGTTTCTTTTTTTTGCACGAGTGGCAGGTTGCTAATATTATGCTCAGTTTTTGTACTTAATACCTGCATAAACTTACCCGGCACATCTTTTCGGATATATATCTTGTCATTTTTGACGGAAGGTGTAAATAGGTCGGGAACCCCGCTCGTCGTTTCTGATTTGCCCAGCAATAAAACTCCTCTGGGGTTTAGTGCATAGTGAAAAGTTGTCAGCACCTTTTTTTGCAAATAGGGCTCCATATAAATCAGAACATTGCGACAGCTGATTAAATTCATTTTTCCAAAAGGCGGGTCTTTCAGAAAATTGTGGTTGGCAAATACACACATGTCTCTGATCTTCTTGTTTATCAGGTATGTATTGTTTGTTTTTGTAAAAAAATTCTGAATACGTTGTGAAGTTAATCCGGCCAGTTCTATTTTGTCGTAAATACCGGCTCTTGCTTTTGATATAGCCGATTCGCTCAAATCTGTGGCAAATATTTGTACACTTCTTTCGGGGCGGTTGGAAGTATGTTTCTCCCAAAACTCCGCAAAACATATAGCAATAGAGTAGGCTTCTTCGCCAGTGCTGCATCCCGCTACCCATATCCGAATCGTCTCGTTGAGGGGTTGATTGTTTACGATAGTCGGAATAATGGTTTCAGATAGGTTATCAAAAGTTTTAGGGTCGCGGAAGAATGAGGTTACCTGAATCAGCAGGTCCTGGTATAAAATATCCTGCTCCTGCGGATTCTCTCTCAAATAGGTGAGGTATTCGGACGGCGATTTCGTTTTGGCAATAGCGATTCTGCGGAGTACTCTTCTGCGGATCGTAGTTTGTTTGTAATAGGTGAAATCTGTTCCCTTCCGAATGCGCAACACAGTATTAATCTGCCGGAAGGCTTCCTCGTTTTCTAATGGCAGTTTTTGTTCAACATCAAGCGGCGTGTTCAGGACGTTTGTTAATTCCAGTAATTTTTTCGGAATTTCATCGGGCCGAAGAATAAAGTCAACCACTCCTGCCTCTACGGCGCTATTAGGCATGCCATCAAAAGCTGCGGATTCTTCATCCTGTGCAATAGTGATTCCCCCATGATCTTTGATTGCCTTCAGGCCCAGTGTACCATCAGAGGCTGTCCCTGAGAGTACCACGCCAATTGCACGTGACTGATAGACCTCTGCCAGCGATGTGAAAAAGATGTCAATAGGAAGGTTCTGCTTGTATTTGGTTTTTGAAGGCCGGGGGGCGATTCTCAATACGCCATTGGATGCCACCAATATTTTGTTCCTTGGGATAACATAGATCGCATTTGGCTCTACCTTAATCTCATCTGTTATTTCCATAACAGGAACAAGCGTGACCTTTCGAAGGATATCCGTTAGTAAACTTTCATGTTCGGGATCCAGATGCTGCACAAGTACATATGCCATTCCGGAATCTTCGGGAATCGCCTGAAGGAACTGTTTGAATGCATCCAACCCACCTGCCGAGGCACCAATTCCTACAACCGGGAACAAGTTCTCCGATTTGGGTAAGTCTTGCGACTTATTTTTCTGGGGTGTGCCTGATTTCATGGAGCGATGGAATTAAGTTGCCAGCAAGCTTAACTAATATTTGTATTCTGTTCGCTCGTACGGGGAGAGGCAGAAAAGTATCTAAATCCTGAAAGAGTAATCTACATAGTAAAACCCAAGTTTACAACTTTCTTGCCCCTTATGTTCAGGCTATTTACCTTGCACGCGGTTTGGGCCATTTACCCATACTTTCATTATCTGCCTTACAATGAAATACCTTCTCTTTTGCTGGCTGGCCGGCTTTCAACTCCTACTTGCGCAGGAGCGCATCCACTACGACATTTCATTTCCCAACGCGGTACATCACGAAGCGGAAATATCTATCACCTACCGCGAAGTGCCTGCAGGGCCGCTGCAGGTGCGTATGAGTCTTTCTTCCCCGGGCCGGTATGCCATCCATCAGTTTGGGAAAAATGTGAGTAATGTGCGCGCCTGGGATAGTGAGGGAAAACCGCTGGAAATCGCACGTACAGAGCCGGAAATGTGGGAAGTGAAACGACACGGGGAACAGGTTCGCATAAGCTATACACTCTTTGCCGACTGGGTCGACGGAACCTATTCGGAGATTGATGAGTCCCATGCCCATCTCAATATGCCTGCTACTTTTATGTGGGTGAGGAATATGGAGAAAACACCCATCAGCATCACTTTTCATCTGCCGGATGCGTCTGGCTGGAAAATTGCCACGCAGCTCGTTTCTTTATCCATTCCCCATACTTATTCGGCCCGCGACCTCCAGTATTTTATGGACAGTCCGACCGAACTCAGCGACTATGCCATCCGTGAATGGAAGGTGAAAGATAAGACCGGTAAAAACGCCGGCTTTCGCCTTGTGGTGCATCATGGCGGGACTGATTCTGATCTGGAGGAGCTGCACGCCGCTACTCAAAAAACCGTGGAGGAAGTGATCGCCATATTCGGAGAAATGCCCGACTTCGACTATCATAATTACACCTTTTTGATAGACTACCTTGCGGGAAATGACGGTGACGGGATGGAGCACCGCAATTCGACCATTATCACTTCGGCAGTTTCTCCCGCCGGGCTCACAGGCGATTTGATAAGCACAGTTTCTCATGAGTTTATCCATGCGTGGAATGTGGAACGCATACGACCGCTGTCGCTGGAACCTTTTGATTTTGAACGCCCCAATATGAGCGCGGAGCTCTGGTTTGCCGAAGGGTTTACCAGCTATTTTGGTCCATTGGCATTGGCCAGGGCGGGTGTGTATGACCTTTCGACATTCGCCCAAAAGATCAATGGCTCCCTCAACTACGTGCTTAACAGTCCGGGGGCAAATATGGCATCACCCGTAGAGATGAGTCAAATGGCCCCGTTTACAGATGCCGCTACGGCGGTTGACCCCACGGCATTTTACAATACATTTACCTCCTATTATCCCTATGGCGCGGTTACCGGACTGGCACTGGATCTGGATATTCGCTCCAATTATCCCGGCCACACGCTCGACGAGCTTATGCAGGAAATGTGGCTGCGCTTTGGAAAAACGGAAAGGCCCTATACCAACCGCGACATCGTAGCAACCCTGGCAGAAGTGCTGAATGACAAAGAATTTGCCGAATCATTTTTCAACAAGTTTGTCTTTGGACACGAGCGGCCGGATTTCCCCGCTCTCCTGGCTTCCGCCGGACTGCGGCTTCGCAAGGCACATCCCGGTAAAACATCACTTGGGCCTGAAGGATTTGCATTTGAAGGGGGAATAGCAAAAATAGTCTAT
The DNA window shown above is from Bacteroidia bacterium and carries:
- a CDS encoding response regulator; its protein translation is MKTNRRLKILLADDDKGDQLLFKEAISELQINTVIQILDSGEELMEYLQKKDAVMPHFIFLDLNMPGKSGIECLTEIRNIKKFDTIAIVIYSTSSYKIDFEETFRLGANRYVVKPNDFHSLKKTLEKAISTTDPSHHTSYNMRDYVIRM
- a CDS encoding chemotaxis protein CheB, which produces MKSGTPQKNKSQDLPKSENLFPVVGIGASAGGLDAFKQFLQAIPEDSGMAYVLVQHLDPEHESLLTDILRKVTLVPVMEITDEIKVEPNAIYVIPRNKILVASNGVLRIAPRPSKTKYKQNLPIDIFFTSLAEVYQSRAIGVVLSGTASDGTLGLKAIKDHGGITIAQDEESAAFDGMPNSAVEAGVVDFILRPDEIPKKLLELTNVLNTPLDVEQKLPLENEEAFRQINTVLRIRKGTDFTYYKQTTIRRRVLRRIAIAKTKSPSEYLTYLRENPQEQDILYQDLLIQVTSFFRDPKTFDNLSETIIPTIVNNQPLNETIRIWVAGCSTGEEAYSIAICFAEFWEKHTSNRPERSVQIFATDLSESAISKARAGIYDKIELAGLTSQRIQNFFTKTNNTYLINKKIRDMCVFANHNFLKDPPFGKMNLISCRNVLIYMEPYLQKKVLTTFHYALNPRGVLLLGKSETTSGVPDLFTPSVKNDKIYIRKDVPGKFMQVLSTKTEHNISNLPLVQKKETMRSDFQKMADDIILSKYTPPGVVVNEGLDIVQFRGSTSNYLEQASGKPSHNLLVMAKKGLSFELRNIINKVKKGNAQVKKENIPVEVHGMIHNISIEAIPLQNTLDPYYLILFHDYELTDKSTPPKIKKKAAGTSEKNIQETRIRQLEQELAQIREDMRGITEDQEAVNEELQSANEELLSGNEELQSLNEELETSKEELQSTNEELTVVNQEILVLNGQLDTEKNYAQSIVENIRESLLVLDKNLRIKTANTSFYKTFRVTRQETEGVLIYHLGNKQWDIPLLRTLLEKILPEKSVINDFEVSHTFPNIGAMVMLLNAREVVNKHNSETLILLSIEDITEKKQQQLKESKFQEVHTKELEDKIRQRTLELRDANEALLAKNVDLVKMNKELEAFAYVSSHDMKEPLRKIQTFTGRILEKESQNLSDHGKIYFQFVQDAASQMQTLIEDLLSFSRLNISERKFEITDLNLIIEEVKATFKDIIEEKQATFEVGKLDTLNIIGFQFRQIMHNIVGNALKFSKPDLPPHIIINSRIVKGGKVKNVKLFTEKTYCHISISDNGIGFKKEFSEKIFEVFQKLHNKEQYAGTGIGLAIVKKIVENHNGVITATGKLNIGATFDIFIPTS
- a CDS encoding PDZ domain-containing protein, with amino-acid sequence MKYLLFCWLAGFQLLLAQERIHYDISFPNAVHHEAEISITYREVPAGPLQVRMSLSSPGRYAIHQFGKNVSNVRAWDSEGKPLEIARTEPEMWEVKRHGEQVRISYTLFADWVDGTYSEIDESHAHLNMPATFMWVRNMEKTPISITFHLPDASGWKIATQLVSLSIPHTYSARDLQYFMDSPTELSDYAIREWKVKDKTGKNAGFRLVVHHGGTDSDLEELHAATQKTVEEVIAIFGEMPDFDYHNYTFLIDYLAGNDGDGMEHRNSTIITSAVSPAGLTGDLISTVSHEFIHAWNVERIRPLSLEPFDFERPNMSAELWFAEGFTSYFGPLALARAGVYDLSTFAQKINGSLNYVLNSPGANMASPVEMSQMAPFTDAATAVDPTAFYNTFTSYYPYGAVTGLALDLDIRSNYPGHTLDELMQEMWLRFGKTERPYTNRDIVATLAEVLNDKEFAESFFNKFVFGHERPDFPALLASAGLRLRKAHPGKTSLGPEGFAFEGGIAKIVYGTMKDSPLYEAGLEREDVILSLDGRKLKNRAALEKLLAKYKPGEVVSIIYQRKEKIRSASITLTEDQEWEMVPFEVSGEEVTSEIRAFRESWLGAKAVKR
- a CDS encoding cytochrome c peroxidase: MKTRLFFLLLPTLLCLAFAAKTWYQLQYPGYFPAPAYDFRNNPLSAEKTELGRVLFYDPLLSGDGTISCASCHSPYNGFAHTDHDLSHGIDDQIGTRNAPPLFNLAWHKSFMWDGAINHLDMQALAPISHPKEMGENIAHLVSKLQHTDRYPAMFYRAFQDSLITGEHILKALAQFQLTLVSAGSKYDEVKKGKTNFTPQEENGYTLFQKNCNSCHHEPLFSNFDFANNGLPVDTTLNDFGKWQITHLSADSLKFKIPSLRNLSYTYPYMHDGRFRKLSEVINHYTRGIQESETLADELQTPIRLTSDEKTDIIAFLLTLNDPNFIFNPTHQFPKEILLPSEGLSKP
- a CDS encoding YHYH protein, with product MRRTFLLTGLLIYALSGQAQLSPAITSWLQNTTVTGSYYMSGNPTAIGNNILVNCQKVEYSADYVYVTATGIPAYPTGPFLDGNPSQATNQNSIFRIPLHPQENTGTPTATNGGNIGVFINGVALFDFRDGVGWNTNTNTLCGGPGNPPCPGGPMASTPWSRDAVPAEKPGFDCSKGHPANGNYHHHQNPSAFNLDLQVVSTICNLYDADGLYVLDSTKHSPLIGFAYDGFPIYGAYGYKNADGTGGITRIKSGYELRNITTRTTWADGTDVADGPDVSANYYLGYFREDYEFIIHPGEEDYLDEHNGRFCITPEYPNGTYAYFATIDSNWNSAYPYVVGPTFYGVSANRSVTSVNETTTVYTGTTGISDAEFNDLNISIFPNPASDLIAIQLGKVVNENLQVELIDLSGRRIATSAINQGSTIGYFDVQAVREGVYMIVITGGKHKTTQKVIVNKL
- a CDS encoding MbnP family protein, whose amino-acid sequence is MKFFLFTASLLLSIYLHAQPKNGNIRFNLTFNGQPVEIGKNFYSPATGDSIRLEVVKFYISHIQFFQDNKQVASLEKQHILIDAENPESLHFALPKGASGKFNRIVFTLGTDSLTNVSGAFGGDLDPTNGMYWTWQSGYINLKLEGVSNVCPARNHYFMFHIGGYEAPFPSCQIVDLPAPVSGDLVIKVSIDSFFSQINIAETYQVMSPGNQAVSLAQLFASLFSVAK